Proteins encoded together in one Fimbriiglobus ruber window:
- a CDS encoding dual specificity protein phosphatase family protein produces the protein MRPTRRSVLFVLLLLSLGAWVGLYAWERAHREDNYAEIEDGLYVGGSVAEPPVGTRAVLNLCEVDDPYRCPIHVWEPIRDAAPAPDLAWLKRQVDFIADQRANGAAVYVHCLNGVSRSVTVVTAYLMFERHWTRDEALAFVRTRRPIARPNRAFLDRLAEWEQVANKR, from the coding sequence GTGCGACCGACCCGCCGCAGTGTACTCTTCGTCCTGCTCCTCCTTTCGCTCGGGGCGTGGGTCGGGTTGTACGCGTGGGAACGGGCTCACCGCGAGGACAATTACGCGGAAATTGAAGACGGGTTGTACGTCGGGGGCAGTGTGGCGGAGCCGCCCGTGGGTACACGCGCGGTCTTGAATCTGTGCGAGGTCGACGATCCTTACCGGTGCCCGATCCACGTCTGGGAACCGATCCGCGACGCCGCACCGGCACCGGATCTCGCCTGGCTCAAGCGGCAAGTCGACTTCATCGCGGACCAACGCGCCAACGGGGCGGCGGTTTATGTTCATTGCCTGAACGGCGTGAGCCGTAGCGTCACGGTCGTCACCGCATATCTCATGTTCGAGCGCCACTGGACGCGGGACGAGGCACTGGCGTTCGTGCGCACCAGGCGCCCGATCGCGCGACCCAACCGGGCATTTCTGGACCGGCTCGCCGAGTGGGAACAGGTCGCGAACAAGCGGTAG
- a CDS encoding sigma-54-dependent transcriptional regulator produces the protein MPKLLVVDDEAIICHSFRKVFASADVEVITAGTVAEGRHRVAADRPDVVVLDLQLPDGAGTELFSYIRETDPKRPVIFITAHGTTDTAIEAMKRGAFDYLNKPLDLEGMSQLLGRAFEAARVMRDPAALPDDPTTDRILGRTPAIQDMCKQIGRVAGQDVNVLILGESGTGKELVARAIYTHSRRADRPFLAINCAAIPEGLVESELFGHEPGAFTGADRQRVGKFEQCGDGTLLLDEIGDMPTAAQAKMLRLLQEQRFERVGGSQPIATRVRVLASTNQDLDRLIAAGKFRNDLYYRLKVVTIRVPPLRERKDDIPELAHHFLFRYAREAGKDVRGFAPEVLDLFQNYSWPGNVRQLENCVQAAVYQISGRTIHPTDVLSLIDPDTPQAQPPAADGPPAFDLVRTIERMLRDGERDVHARVVALVERELIARTLGQTNGHQAQASDILGINRTTLRRKLRELNITLDKVVTDRAETDDVVS, from the coding sequence ATGCCGAAGTTACTCGTCGTGGATGACGAAGCCATCATCTGCCACTCGTTCCGCAAGGTGTTCGCCTCGGCCGACGTCGAGGTGATCACCGCCGGGACCGTCGCCGAGGGCCGCCACCGGGTCGCGGCCGACCGCCCGGACGTGGTCGTCCTCGACCTCCAGCTCCCGGACGGGGCCGGGACCGAGTTGTTCAGTTACATCCGGGAGACCGACCCCAAACGGCCGGTCATCTTTATCACCGCCCACGGGACAACCGACACCGCGATCGAGGCGATGAAGCGGGGTGCCTTCGACTACCTGAACAAGCCGCTCGACCTGGAGGGGATGAGCCAGCTTCTCGGGCGGGCGTTCGAAGCGGCCCGGGTGATGCGCGACCCGGCCGCCCTCCCGGACGACCCGACCACCGACCGCATTCTCGGCCGCACCCCCGCCATTCAGGACATGTGCAAGCAGATCGGGCGGGTGGCCGGGCAGGACGTCAACGTGCTGATTCTGGGCGAGAGCGGGACCGGGAAGGAACTGGTCGCCCGGGCCATCTACACGCACAGCCGGCGGGCCGACCGCCCGTTCCTGGCGATCAACTGCGCGGCCATCCCGGAAGGATTGGTCGAGAGCGAGTTGTTCGGGCACGAACCGGGGGCGTTCACCGGGGCCGACCGCCAGCGGGTCGGCAAATTCGAGCAGTGTGGGGACGGGACCCTGCTGTTGGACGAGATCGGGGACATGCCGACCGCCGCCCAGGCGAAGATGCTGCGGTTGCTGCAGGAGCAGCGGTTCGAGCGGGTCGGGGGGAGCCAGCCGATCGCCACCCGGGTGCGGGTGCTGGCCTCCACCAACCAGGATCTGGACCGGCTGATCGCGGCCGGCAAGTTCCGCAACGACCTGTACTACCGGCTCAAGGTGGTGACGATCCGGGTGCCCCCGTTGCGGGAGCGGAAGGACGACATCCCCGAACTCGCCCACCACTTCCTGTTCCGGTACGCCCGCGAGGCGGGGAAGGACGTCCGCGGGTTCGCCCCGGAGGTGTTGGACCTATTCCAGAACTATTCGTGGCCGGGGAACGTCCGCCAGTTGGAAAACTGCGTCCAGGCGGCCGTCTACCAGATTTCCGGGCGGACGATCCACCCGACCGACGTGTTGAGCCTGATCGACCCGGATACGCCGCAGGCGCAGCCTCCGGCGGCCGACGGACCGCCGGCGTTCGATCTGGTCCGGACGATCGAGCGGATGTTGCGGGACGGGGAGCGGGACGTTCACGCGCGGGTAGTGGCCCTGGTCGAGCGGGAACTGATCGCCCGCACCCTCGGGCAAACGAACGGGCACCAGGCCCAGGCGAGCGACATCCTCGGGATCAACCGGACGACGCTCCGCCGGAAACTCCGCGAACTGAACATCACCCTGGACAAGGTCGTCACCGATCGGGCCGAGACCGACGATGTGGTGTCTTGA
- a CDS encoding sulfatase, with translation MNIIVFALNGCPLAALGPYGNEWIATPNLDRLAAEGVVFDNHFSDCPDPAAARKAWRTGRHQWPTSETRRDNAPPDDLILLARVRGAHTVLVRANRPANDAHAEFYAGWDEMFDARPDASTPAGADALAKILPEVLDRLTAHPGWLLWIELDQLLPPWHIPQDVFDAYVEDLFEEEEADPSEVSDAAESTDESETDDESETSGEIEELDIADEADDDEEAEEPEDEEDEEEDESELDLPEKEPIRPWTEPVIGWFDRDDLASWELLHRSFAAALTVFDAGLGRIFDLLRARGLEQSAVWVVTADRGYPLGEHGLIGPFRPWLHEELVHVPLIVHLPATASAGHRVAELTQPADLMPTLAGWLGITPAAVDGLNLLPLIQDGGPWPRSSACSGLIGDTTAEWAVRTREWLLVKPGEQPPDDDPRGLLLFEKPDDRWEVNNLLSRHPERAEELEKILRDTLSSDRGPVDATPEG, from the coding sequence ATGAACATCATCGTCTTCGCGCTCAACGGCTGCCCGCTGGCGGCCCTCGGTCCGTACGGCAACGAATGGATTGCCACCCCCAACCTCGACCGGCTGGCGGCCGAGGGGGTCGTGTTCGACAACCACTTCTCCGACTGCCCCGATCCGGCCGCCGCCCGGAAAGCCTGGCGGACTGGGCGACACCAGTGGCCGACTTCCGAAACCCGCCGCGACAACGCCCCGCCGGACGATCTGATTCTCCTCGCGAGGGTTCGCGGGGCGCACACTGTTCTCGTGCGCGCGAATCGACCCGCGAACGACGCCCATGCGGAGTTCTACGCCGGGTGGGACGAAATGTTCGACGCCCGCCCGGACGCCTCAACCCCGGCGGGGGCCGACGCCCTGGCAAAGATTCTGCCCGAGGTTCTCGACCGGCTGACGGCACACCCCGGTTGGCTGCTCTGGATCGAACTCGACCAACTTCTCCCCCCCTGGCACATTCCACAGGACGTGTTCGACGCTTACGTCGAGGATCTGTTCGAGGAGGAGGAAGCCGACCCGTCGGAGGTGAGCGACGCTGCCGAGTCCACAGACGAATCCGAAACTGACGACGAGTCAGAGACCTCGGGTGAAATCGAAGAGCTAGACATCGCGGATGAAGCGGATGATGACGAAGAGGCGGAAGAACCCGAAGACGAAGAGGACGAAGAGGAGGACGAGTCGGAGCTCGACTTGCCCGAAAAGGAGCCGATCCGCCCGTGGACCGAGCCGGTGATCGGTTGGTTCGATCGGGACGACCTCGCGTCGTGGGAATTGTTGCACCGTTCGTTTGCCGCCGCGCTGACAGTGTTCGACGCGGGGCTCGGCCGGATCTTTGACTTGCTGCGGGCTCGCGGGCTCGAACAATCCGCCGTCTGGGTCGTGACCGCGGACCGCGGGTATCCGCTCGGGGAACACGGGCTGATCGGGCCGTTCCGCCCGTGGCTACATGAGGAACTGGTTCACGTCCCGTTGATCGTGCACCTCCCGGCCACGGCGTCGGCCGGCCATCGCGTGGCGGAGTTGACCCAACCCGCCGACCTGATGCCGACGCTCGCCGGCTGGCTCGGGATCACCCCCGCAGCGGTCGATGGTCTGAATCTCCTGCCGCTCATTCAAGATGGCGGCCCCTGGCCCCGTTCGTCGGCCTGTTCCGGGTTGATCGGCGACACCACAGCCGAGTGGGCAGTTCGGACCCGGGAATGGCTCCTCGTGAAGCCCGGCGAGCAACCGCCGGACGACGACCCGCGCGGGTTGCTCCTCTTCGAGAAGCCGGACGACCGCTGGGAAGTCAACAACCTGCTGTCGCGGCACCCGGAACGGGCGGAAGAGTTGGAGAAAATTCTTCGCGATACGCTGTCGTCCGATCGCGGCCCGGTTGATGCCACGCCTGAAGGATGA
- a CDS encoding LysR family transcriptional regulator, protein MADRVPSLSTDQVAAFVELARHGSLRSAAATLHLTEQGVRNRLIALESRLGVTLYHKERGPRRRSPLTRQGEQFLPHALSLLDRARRLCDLFTAAGEQSAVHVAATQYLTTYVLIDAVRAFHRAHPGIRVRLSTRTERDIEDALRRDPDLTLGVAAPYDAGGDFVYRHLFSLDWGLVTPIGHPLGGRRDVTLADLADVPLILFERGSTGRQHILDAFHGASLSPRVDMEATTTAVIVQMVEAGLGVSIVPLMPNGAVTRGRKVRVRKLTGQIRLIHSGILTRRGDELDSAAEAFVRFLGPTTGPKAEGNSPPV, encoded by the coding sequence GTGGCCGATCGGGTGCCGTCGCTGTCGACCGACCAGGTGGCCGCGTTCGTGGAACTCGCCCGCCACGGGAGTTTGCGGTCGGCGGCTGCTACCCTCCACCTGACCGAACAGGGGGTTCGAAACCGGCTGATCGCGCTGGAGAGCCGGCTCGGGGTCACACTTTATCACAAGGAGCGCGGCCCCCGGCGGCGGTCCCCGCTCACCCGTCAGGGGGAGCAGTTCCTGCCCCACGCCCTGTCCCTCCTGGACCGCGCCCGGCGCCTCTGCGACCTATTCACTGCCGCGGGCGAGCAAAGTGCCGTCCACGTCGCGGCCACGCAGTACTTGACCACTTACGTTCTGATCGACGCCGTCCGGGCGTTCCACCGGGCCCACCCAGGTATTCGCGTCCGGTTGAGTACGCGGACCGAGCGGGACATCGAAGACGCGCTCCGCCGAGATCCGGACCTCACGCTCGGCGTGGCCGCGCCATACGACGCCGGCGGCGATTTCGTCTACCGACACCTATTCTCGCTCGACTGGGGACTCGTAACTCCCATCGGCCACCCACTCGGCGGCCGGCGGGATGTCACCCTGGCCGACCTGGCGGACGTGCCTTTGATCCTCTTTGAGCGGGGGTCGACCGGCCGGCAGCATATCCTCGACGCATTCCACGGGGCGAGTCTGTCACCCCGCGTCGACATGGAGGCGACCACCACGGCGGTGATCGTGCAAATGGTCGAGGCCGGGCTCGGCGTTTCCATCGTCCCCCTGATGCCGAACGGGGCGGTGACGCGGGGGCGGAAGGTCCGCGTGCGGAAGTTGACGGGGCAGATCCGGCTCATCCACTCCGGCATACTGACCCGGCGGGGAGACGAACTCGATTCCGCGGCCGAAGCGTTCGTGCGGTTCCTCGGACCGACGACCGGCCCAAAGGCCGAGGGGAATAGTCCTCCGGTGTAG
- a CDS encoding ATP-binding protein, which translates to MTLGLFFLRFSWPMVAVGGVLAVACLTSTWYINRLQADLARTVRDDAARMHSVEVLQIHLRQLRFHSLMFAADPSPARKALIDEDRQLVDAALAETWVESGATEDLRLLDRIERGLREYKAGLVMTEDASPQALGGRDLIRWADDHPVRDLLVPCRELAERQRERMTSSLERSESQTVWAGRVLQGLGFVGALGGLVSGYATARGLSRRVAKLYVRVQAVQSHLEQDVGAMTVVDPPHLADLDEQLDRVVDRVKDVCHRLQEQERDLLIAEQLAAVGQLAAGVAHEVRNPLTGIKLLVDAALRPANPSPLTPDDLHLIQQEIARLERTVQGLLDFARTPRSVRQPCDIRGLIAEAVEIARGRAELKSAAIRTESAAYPLVVRVEPDQFKSLMTNLLFNAIDASLTGGTVDVRAIADAEDMIRVEVADTGPGIDPAMAGRLFTPFATTKATGTGLGLAVARRVAREHGGDLTAASRPGGGACFTVILPAAETAHAEVTRRG; encoded by the coding sequence ATGACCCTCGGCCTCTTCTTCCTGCGGTTTAGCTGGCCGATGGTCGCCGTCGGCGGGGTTCTGGCCGTCGCGTGTTTGACGAGTACGTGGTACATCAACCGCCTACAAGCCGACTTGGCCCGTACGGTCCGGGACGACGCAGCCCGCATGCATTCGGTCGAAGTCCTCCAGATCCATTTGCGCCAGCTCCGGTTCCACTCCTTGATGTTCGCCGCCGACCCGAGCCCGGCCCGCAAGGCGCTCATCGACGAAGACCGGCAACTCGTCGATGCCGCGCTCGCCGAGACCTGGGTCGAGAGTGGTGCCACCGAAGACCTCCGGCTGCTCGATCGCATTGAACGCGGGTTACGCGAGTACAAGGCCGGGCTCGTCATGACCGAAGACGCGAGCCCCCAGGCGCTCGGCGGCCGCGACCTAATTCGCTGGGCCGACGACCACCCGGTTCGCGACCTCCTCGTCCCGTGCCGCGAACTGGCCGAGCGCCAGCGCGAGCGGATGACCAGCAGCCTGGAACGGAGCGAGTCGCAGACCGTGTGGGCCGGTCGGGTTCTCCAGGGGCTCGGCTTCGTCGGCGCCCTCGGGGGCCTCGTCAGCGGGTACGCGACCGCTCGCGGGCTGTCCCGCCGCGTGGCCAAGCTGTACGTCCGCGTCCAGGCCGTGCAGTCGCACCTAGAGCAGGACGTCGGGGCGATGACGGTGGTCGACCCGCCGCACCTCGCCGACCTGGACGAGCAGCTCGACCGGGTGGTCGACCGCGTGAAGGACGTCTGCCACCGCCTCCAGGAACAGGAACGCGACCTCCTGATCGCCGAGCAGTTGGCCGCGGTCGGCCAGTTGGCCGCCGGCGTCGCCCACGAGGTCCGCAACCCGCTGACCGGGATCAAGCTGTTGGTCGATGCCGCCTTACGGCCCGCCAACCCGTCACCGCTCACGCCCGACGATTTGCACTTAATCCAACAGGAAATAGCCCGGCTGGAGAGGACCGTCCAGGGGCTTTTGGATTTCGCCCGGACCCCGCGCTCCGTCCGACAGCCGTGCGACATCCGAGGACTGATCGCCGAGGCGGTCGAGATCGCCCGCGGGCGGGCGGAACTGAAATCGGCCGCGATCCGGACCGAGTCGGCGGCTTACCCGCTCGTGGTCCGCGTCGAACCCGACCAGTTTAAATCGTTGATGACGAACCTGCTTTTCAACGCGATCGACGCATCCTTGACTGGTGGTACGGTCGACGTCCGGGCCATCGCGGACGCGGAAGATATGATTCGTGTGGAGGTGGCCGACACCGGCCCGGGGATCGACCCGGCCATGGCGGGCCGTCTGTTCACCCCGTTCGCGACCACCAAGGCGACCGGAACGGGGCTCGGGTTGGCCGTCGCCCGCCGGGTGGCCCGGGAACACGGCGGCGACCTGACCGCCGCCTCCCGCCCCGGCGGCGGGGCCTGCTTCACCGTCATCCTTCCCGCCGCGGAGACCGCGCATGCCGAAGTTACTCGTCGTGGATGA
- a CDS encoding serine/threonine-protein kinase codes for MPSPPTPPEPKGPTSKTEVLMADEILQNLEGFPAARTNHRTVHTSEEKGDPLVVRANVEVLNYQRGAADRYELRGEIARGGMGVVLRARDTVLGRDVAIKILYSTDARTEARFVQEAQITGQLQHPGTIPVYDLGRFPDGRAFLAMKLVRGKTLDRLLGERPAVGHEIHHWIQVFEQVCQTVAYAHSRGVIHRDLKPQNVIVSAFGQVRVLDWGLAKILSDPDTPTVEVPSDTLDIDTSPIAPIAENITHHGTALGTPGFMAPEQIQGGPRRVDERADVFGLGAILCVILTGEPPFADASQSVILQRNREGDVTDALARLDECRADAELVALAKRCLAPDPVARPRDARELMFAVTNYRAAQL; via the coding sequence GTGCCGAGCCCCCCCACACCGCCCGAACCGAAGGGACCGACGTCCAAGACGGAAGTCTTGATGGCGGACGAAATCCTTCAAAACCTGGAAGGCTTCCCCGCCGCCCGCACCAACCACAGAACGGTTCACACGTCCGAGGAAAAAGGCGATCCGCTCGTCGTGCGGGCCAACGTCGAGGTGTTGAATTACCAGAGGGGAGCGGCCGACCGCTACGAACTCCGCGGCGAGATCGCCCGGGGCGGCATGGGCGTCGTCCTCCGGGCCCGGGACACGGTTCTCGGCCGGGACGTCGCCATCAAAATCCTGTATTCGACCGACGCGCGGACCGAGGCCCGATTCGTTCAGGAAGCCCAGATCACAGGCCAACTCCAGCACCCGGGCACCATCCCCGTGTACGACCTGGGCCGGTTTCCCGACGGGCGGGCGTTTCTCGCCATGAAATTGGTCCGGGGCAAGACGCTCGACCGCCTGCTCGGCGAGCGGCCGGCCGTCGGCCACGAAATCCACCACTGGATTCAGGTGTTCGAGCAGGTCTGTCAGACCGTCGCGTATGCCCACTCGCGCGGCGTCATCCACCGGGACCTTAAACCGCAGAACGTGATCGTTTCCGCGTTCGGCCAGGTCCGGGTTCTCGACTGGGGGTTGGCCAAGATCCTGTCCGACCCGGACACCCCGACCGTCGAGGTGCCCTCGGACACGCTGGACATCGACACCAGCCCCATTGCCCCGATCGCGGAAAACATCACCCACCACGGGACCGCACTGGGCACGCCGGGGTTCATGGCCCCGGAACAGATCCAGGGGGGGCCGCGGCGGGTCGACGAGCGGGCCGACGTGTTCGGCCTCGGGGCCATCCTCTGCGTGATCCTGACCGGCGAGCCGCCCTTCGCCGACGCGTCCCAGAGCGTGATACTCCAGCGAAACCGAGAGGGCGATGTCACCGACGCCTTGGCCCGCCTGGACGAGTGTCGGGCCGACGCCGAACTGGTCGCGCTCGCCAAGCGGTGCCTGGCCCCCGACCCCGTGGCACGCCCGCGCGACGCCCGCGAACTGATGTTCGCGGTCACGAACTACCGTGCCGCACAGCTTTGA
- a CDS encoding efflux RND transporter periplasmic adaptor subunit produces the protein MIVGVVGGSLYAFSRGRAIASSDDGKGEGAKAQNKVGVEVVHPKAGGIQRTSTQPGTVEPFEGADLYAKASGFLAEQSVDIGSKVTKGDVLARISVPEYEKQVARDQAKVRDADARVKQMEAHLLAARAEARAADASVTLARVMVRAKTAYQQFRVKQLNRIKELVSAKALDARLEDEQEDFYLSALEAENAAKEGVNTAQEKAAASHAQITQAEADVDAAKADVGVATAELEKSKVLLDYTVIKSPYTGVVTKRTFHPGDFIKSADQGGIVPMLAVERTDVMRIVVQVPDRDVPYVHQGSPAVIEIDALPGTVFETKGADKVVVSRWADAEDPATRTMRTEVDVKNPNDVLRHGMYGRATLILSAGTPNAMRVPSAALVDKAEGGRGSVRVVRDDKVHIAPVRFATDNGLEVEIVSGLNPTDRVIVRTTGSVEEGTPVTANEQSKSEGGH, from the coding sequence ATGATCGTCGGCGTCGTGGGCGGCAGTCTTTATGCGTTCAGCCGGGGTCGGGCAATTGCTTCTTCCGACGACGGCAAGGGCGAAGGAGCGAAGGCCCAAAACAAGGTGGGCGTCGAGGTGGTTCACCCGAAGGCGGGGGGCATTCAACGGACCTCGACCCAGCCCGGGACGGTCGAACCGTTCGAGGGGGCCGACCTGTACGCCAAGGCGTCCGGGTTCCTGGCCGAGCAGTCCGTCGACATCGGCAGCAAGGTGACGAAGGGTGACGTCCTCGCCCGCATCTCGGTCCCCGAGTACGAAAAGCAGGTCGCCCGCGACCAGGCCAAGGTGCGGGACGCCGACGCCCGGGTCAAGCAGATGGAAGCTCATCTACTCGCCGCCAGGGCCGAGGCCCGGGCGGCCGACGCGTCCGTCACGTTAGCCAGGGTGATGGTCCGGGCCAAGACCGCGTACCAGCAATTCCGGGTCAAGCAGCTCAACCGCATCAAGGAACTGGTGTCGGCCAAGGCTCTGGACGCCCGGTTGGAAGACGAACAAGAAGATTTCTACCTGTCGGCCCTGGAGGCCGAGAACGCAGCCAAGGAAGGGGTCAACACGGCCCAGGAAAAGGCAGCCGCGTCGCACGCCCAGATCACCCAGGCCGAGGCCGACGTGGACGCGGCCAAAGCCGATGTCGGGGTGGCCACGGCCGAGTTGGAGAAATCGAAGGTGCTACTCGACTACACGGTCATCAAATCGCCGTACACGGGCGTCGTCACCAAGCGGACCTTCCACCCCGGCGACTTTATCAAGTCGGCCGACCAGGGCGGGATCGTACCCATGCTGGCGGTCGAGCGGACGGACGTGATGCGGATAGTGGTTCAGGTGCCCGACCGGGACGTGCCGTACGTCCACCAGGGGAGTCCGGCCGTCATCGAGATCGACGCCCTGCCGGGGACGGTGTTCGAGACCAAGGGGGCCGACAAGGTGGTGGTATCCCGGTGGGCGGACGCCGAAGACCCGGCCACCCGAACGATGCGGACCGAGGTCGACGTGAAGAACCCGAACGACGTCCTCCGGCACGGGATGTACGGGCGGGCCACGCTGATCCTGAGCGCGGGTACCCCGAACGCCATGCGGGTGCCGTCGGCGGCCCTGGTCGATAAAGCCGAGGGCGGGCGGGGGTCGGTCCGCGTCGTCCGGGACGACAAGGTTCACATCGCCCCGGTCCGGTTCGCGACCGACAACGGGCTCGAAGTCGAGATCGTGAGCGGCCTCAATCCGACCGACCGGGTGATCGTGCGGACGACCGGGTCGGTCGAAGAGGGCACGCCGGTGACGGCGAACGAACAATCCAAGTCCGAGGGCGGGCACTAA